In the genome of Bacillus thuringiensis, the window GCTAATTCGTCTACTAGAGCTAACATATCTTTAGATACGTTATCGTCTCCTGCGCTTACTTTAAGTAAAATATCGTTCTCCATTAACTGAAGGTATTGGGATAGTTGTGTTTTTATATCTGCATCTAGTATCATTTTGATCGAACTCCTTAGATTTTGCCTACAAGGTCAAGGCTTGGTTTAAGTGTTGCAGAACCCTCTTGCCATTTAGCTGGGCAAACTTCACCTGGGTTGTTACGTACGTATTGAGCAGCTTTAATTTTGTTAACAAGAATGCTTGCGTCACGGCCGATACCGTCAGCATTGATTTCCATAGATTGGATAACGCCGTCTGGATCGATGATGAATGTACCACGAGCAGCAAGACCTTCTTCTTCCATTAAAACGTTGAAGTTTGTAGTGATTGTGCGAGTTGGGTCACCAATCATGATGTACTCGATTTTGCCGATAGTTTCTGAGCTATCATGCCATGCTTTGTGAGTGAAGTGAGTGTCTGTAGATACAGAGTATACTTCAACGCCTAAGTCTTTTAGAGTTGCATATTGGTTTTGTAAGTCTTCAAGTTCAGTTGGGCAAACGAATGTGAAGTCAGCTGGGTAGAAACAAACTACACTCCATTTTCCTTTTAAACTTTCGTCAGTAACTTGGATAAATTCTCCATTATGGTAAGCATTAGCTTTAAACGGTTTTACTTCTGTGCCGATTAATAACATGTTAAAATTCCTCCTAAATGTTGGTTTTGAGCATCAAAAAATAGTGTGCTCATAAAATATATTTTTTAATTAACTATAATAATTCTAATTCGATATTAATTATCATATAGAAGTGGTTATTTTGTCAAGAGAATAAACCAACTTTATACCAATTTAATTAATATTTATTCTCAATTAAGGATATCAGGGAATGGAAAGGTAATTTTAAGTCTATAAATTTTAGATGAGTGTTTGAAAAGTTTAGTGTGTAAGTTTAATTTCTTAGGAAGGAAATATTTCTTAGAAGTTGTAGTTTTGAAAAGGAACTGCTTACTTCTATTTTACAAAGAATTTTGTGATAAATAAAATAAAATGAATCGGAAATTTTTTGAACAATTTTTGTCATCTCAAATATATAATTAGGAAGTATATTATGATGATAGTTAGAAACATTGACTCAAAGTGCTAACAAGATATAATAAAACCTAGATATACCTTTCAAAAAGAAGAATACATATTTATAGGATGAAAAAATTCAACCTATTATTTTTTATAGCTTTTAGAAAACGCTTACAATTAGTGTGGAGGGGAAACCATGTCTAAGTTCACGAAGTATTTTTTAATGGAAGCTAAAGATGTGATTGCATATGTGAAAGAGAAATTATCTAAGTTTGAACATGCAAAGGGGTTACAGTGTGAAGAAATAGGTGATGGCAATTTAAATTATGTGTTCCGCGTTTGGGATGAAAAAGAGAACATGTCTGTTATCGTAAAGCAAGCTGGGGATACAGCTCGCATTTCAGATGAGTTTAAGTTGTCGACGAATCGTATTCGTATAGAATCAGATGTTTTGCAGTTAGAGGATGAGTTAGCACCTGGACTTGTTCCTAAGGTGTATTTATTTGATAGTGTGATGAATTGTTGCGTAATGGAAGATTTATCGGATCACACAATATTACGTACAGCACTTATAAATCATCAAATATTTCCGAGGCTTGCGGATGATTTAACTACTTTTATGGTAAATACACTTTTATTAACATCGGATGTTGTAATGAATCATAAAGAGAAGAAGGAACTTGTGAAGAATTATATAAATCCTGAATTATGTGAGATTACAGAGGACCTCGTATATTCAGAACCATTTACCAATCATAATAAGCGTAATGAGTTATTTACGTTAAATGAGGGATGGATTAGGGAACATATTTATAGTGATAAAGAGCTTCGTACGGAAGTAGCGAAACGTAAATTTTCTTTTATGACGAATGCACAGGCATTACTTCATGGTGATTTACATACTGGTTCTGTTTTTGTAAGAGATGATTCTACAAAGGTTATTGATCCTGAGTTTGCTTTTTATGGACCTATGGGATATGACGTTGGGAATGTAATGGCGAATTTAATGTTTGCTTGGGTGAATGCGGATGCAACGATGCCACCTGGAGCTGAGAAAGATACGTATATGGATTGGTTACAAGCTACGATGGTAGAGGTAATTGATTTATTTAAGAAGAAGTTTTTAGATGCTTGGGATATTCATGTGACCGAGATTATGGCGAAGGAAGAAGGCTTTAGCGAAGTCTATTTGCAATCTGTATTAGAGGATACGGCTGCAGTGACAGGTCTGGAATTAATTCGCCGTATTGTTGGATTAGCGAAAGTAAAAGATATTACTTGTATTGAGAATGAGGAAGCACGTGCTAGAGCGGAGCGAATTTGTCTTCAAGTAGCGAAGAGTTTTATTTTACGAGCGAATCAATATAGAACGGGTACAAGTTTTGTAGAAACGTTAAAAGAACAGTCAATGCACTACGCGAAGTAAGGGGAGAATATGATGGAAGAGCAATTAGTACCAATTCAGTGGAAAGATGATGCTTTAGTTTTGTTAGATCAAACGTTATTACCAAATGAAATTGTCTATGAATCTTTTAAAACAGCTGAAAGTGTGTGGGATGCGATTCAAGTAATGAAAGTACGAGGTGCACCAGCGATTGGTGTTTCAGCAGCTTATGGTGTGTATTTAGGGATAAAGGAATTTGCTGAAAGTACGGAAGAAGGATTTATGGATGAAGTAAGAAAGGTATGTACATACTTGGCGACATCAAGACCGACTGCAGTAAATTTATTTTGGGCGCTTGAAAGAATGGAAAGTGTAGCGACAGATAATGCTCACTTATCAATCTCACAGTTGAAAAATAGATTATTAGAAGAGGCAAAAGAAATTCATAGAGAAGATGAAGAAATTAACCGTCAAATCGGAGTGCATGCATTAACATTATTCCATGATGAAATGGGAGTATTAACGCATTGTAATGCA includes:
- the ahpC gene encoding alkyl hydroperoxide reductase subunit C, which gives rise to MLLIGTEVKPFKANAYHNGEFIQVTDESLKGKWSVVCFYPADFTFVCPTELEDLQNQYATLKDLGVEVYSVSTDTHFTHKAWHDSSETIGKIEYIMIGDPTRTITTNFNVLMEEEGLAARGTFIIDPDGVIQSMEINADGIGRDASILVNKIKAAQYVRNNPGEVCPAKWQEGSATLKPSLDLVGKI
- the mtnK gene encoding S-methyl-5-thioribose kinase, which gives rise to MSKFTKYFLMEAKDVIAYVKEKLSKFEHAKGLQCEEIGDGNLNYVFRVWDEKENMSVIVKQAGDTARISDEFKLSTNRIRIESDVLQLEDELAPGLVPKVYLFDSVMNCCVMEDLSDHTILRTALINHQIFPRLADDLTTFMVNTLLLTSDVVMNHKEKKELVKNYINPELCEITEDLVYSEPFTNHNKRNELFTLNEGWIREHIYSDKELRTEVAKRKFSFMTNAQALLHGDLHTGSVFVRDDSTKVIDPEFAFYGPMGYDVGNVMANLMFAWVNADATMPPGAEKDTYMDWLQATMVEVIDLFKKKFLDAWDIHVTEIMAKEEGFSEVYLQSVLEDTAAVTGLELIRRIVGLAKVKDITCIENEEARARAERICLQVAKSFILRANQYRTGTSFVETLKEQSMHYAK